From the genome of Streptomyces sp. NBC_00659, one region includes:
- a CDS encoding helix-turn-helix domain-containing protein, with protein sequence MIDDGTALLTIGELSRSTGLSVRTIRYWSDEGALPPVARSAGGYRLYDAGSVARLELVRTLRELGLGLGDVRAVLAGERTVAEVAAAHVAALDAQIRSLKVTRAVLSTVARRGSSAQETTLMNRLARLSAAERGRIIDDFMEETFGGLDTADPDIRTRLRFSVGDLPDDPTPAQVDAWVELAEMIQDPGFRARMREMIEFNAADRGPQELAGTSVWFMSRLVHLAGEALERGVDPGSPEADTVLSGLLGDADRASVLARMESAAHAEMARFRELASLVRGMDPLSAHREEFAWVLAALRAHPDR encoded by the coding sequence ATGATCGACGACGGCACCGCACTTCTCACCATCGGCGAGCTGTCCCGGAGCACCGGCCTGAGTGTCCGCACGATCCGCTACTGGTCGGACGAGGGCGCGCTGCCCCCGGTGGCCAGGTCGGCGGGCGGCTACCGGCTGTACGACGCCGGCTCCGTGGCCCGCCTGGAGCTGGTCCGGACCCTGCGCGAACTCGGACTGGGGCTCGGCGACGTCCGCGCTGTCCTGGCGGGCGAGAGGACGGTGGCGGAGGTGGCGGCCGCGCACGTGGCCGCGCTGGACGCGCAGATCAGGTCGCTGAAGGTGACCCGGGCGGTGCTGTCGACCGTGGCACGACGTGGTTCGAGCGCACAGGAGACGACACTCATGAACAGACTGGCGCGACTGTCCGCCGCCGAACGCGGGCGGATCATCGACGACTTCATGGAGGAGACCTTCGGGGGCCTGGACACCGCGGACCCCGACATCCGTACCCGGCTGCGGTTCAGCGTCGGTGATCTGCCGGACGACCCGACACCCGCGCAGGTGGACGCCTGGGTGGAGCTGGCCGAGATGATCCAGGACCCGGGCTTCCGGGCGCGGATGCGCGAGATGATCGAGTTCAACGCGGCGGACCGGGGACCGCAGGAGCTGGCGGGAACGTCCGTGTGGTTCATGAGCCGGCTGGTGCACCTCGCGGGTGAGGCGCTGGAGCGGGGTGTCGACCCCGGAAGCCCGGAGGCGGACACGGTGCTGAGCGGCCTGCTCGGCGACGCGGACCGGGCTTCCGTACTGGCCCGCATGGAGTCCGCGGCCCATGCCGAGATGGCCCGTTTCCGGGAGCTGGCCTCGCTGGTCAGGGGCATGGACCCGCTGTCGGCACACCGTGAGGAGTTCGCCTGGGTACTCGCCGCACTGCGCGCCCACCCGGACCGTTAA
- a CDS encoding enoyl-CoA hydratase/isomerase family protein: MTVHLEVAEGVGTIRLDRPPMNALDVATQDRLKELAEEATNRPDVRAVVLYGGEKVFAAGADIKEMQAMDHAAMIVRSRALQDSFTAVARIPKPVVAAVTGYALGGGCELALCADYRIAGDNAKLGQPEILLGLIPGAGGTQRLSRLIGPSKAKDLIFTGRMVKADEALTLGLVDRVVPAADVYTEAHAWAARLAQGPAIALRAAKESIDAGLETDIETGLTIERNWFAGLFATEDRERGMRSFVEEGPGKAKFL, from the coding sequence ATGACTGTGCATCTCGAAGTGGCCGAAGGCGTGGGCACCATCCGCCTGGACCGCCCTCCCATGAACGCCCTGGACGTGGCGACGCAGGACCGTCTCAAGGAACTGGCCGAGGAGGCCACGAACCGGCCGGACGTCCGCGCCGTGGTGCTGTACGGCGGGGAGAAGGTGTTCGCGGCGGGCGCGGACATCAAGGAGATGCAGGCCATGGACCACGCCGCGATGATCGTGCGGTCCCGGGCCCTGCAGGACTCCTTCACCGCCGTCGCCCGCATCCCCAAGCCCGTCGTCGCAGCCGTCACCGGATACGCGCTCGGCGGCGGCTGCGAACTGGCCCTGTGCGCCGACTACCGCATCGCCGGGGACAACGCCAAGCTGGGCCAGCCCGAGATCCTGCTCGGCCTGATCCCCGGCGCCGGCGGAACCCAGCGGCTCTCCCGGCTGATCGGTCCCTCCAAGGCCAAGGACCTCATCTTCACCGGCCGCATGGTCAAGGCCGACGAGGCCCTCACGCTCGGCCTGGTCGACCGGGTCGTCCCCGCCGCCGACGTCTACACCGAGGCGCACGCCTGGGCCGCCCGGCTCGCGCAGGGCCCGGCCATCGCGCTGCGCGCCGCGAAGGAGTCCATCGACGCGGGTCTGGAGACGGACATCGAGACCGGGCTGACCATCGAGCGGAACTGGTTCGCGGGCCTGTTCGCGACGGAGGACCGCGAGCGGGGCATGCGGAGCTTCGTGGAAGAGGGTCCCGGCAAGGCGAAGTTCCTCTGA
- a CDS encoding L,D-transpeptidase, protein MKHVHTRARRAGAALAAVLTWAGLLAGASGCTSGGISDGIGEAFGKPRSPKDVIHVSPDDNSKGVRPREALLVRVPGGRLESVKVVKSQDARESPVPGHISDDGLSWRPDDARLALAAKYTVDAVALDGDGHRSARHTTFTTAVPDERFIGYVTPEDRSVVGTGMIVSLEFNREVENRAAVERAIRVQARPAVEIRAHWFGGGRVDFRPERYWKPGTKVTVALRLRDVEGAPGVYGLQSRTFSFTVGRNQTSLVDARAHTMEVRREGNLLATVPITAGAPRTTTYNGKMVVTEMLEVTRMNSRTVGFGGEYDIPDVPHAMRLTDSGTFLHGNYWAPDAFGNTNVSHGCVGLRDVKGGSSGTPAGWFFDRSLIGDVVEVVHSNDKKVAPDNGLGGWNMGWKEWKTGSAVD, encoded by the coding sequence GTGAAGCACGTACACACGCGCGCGCGGCGCGCAGGGGCCGCGCTGGCCGCCGTACTGACCTGGGCCGGTCTGCTGGCCGGAGCCTCCGGCTGCACCTCCGGCGGGATCTCGGACGGGATCGGGGAGGCGTTCGGCAAACCACGGTCGCCGAAGGACGTCATCCACGTCTCGCCCGACGACAACTCCAAGGGCGTACGACCGCGGGAGGCACTGCTGGTACGGGTGCCCGGCGGTCGCCTGGAGTCCGTGAAGGTGGTCAAGTCCCAGGACGCCCGGGAGTCACCCGTACCGGGACACATCAGCGACGACGGCCTGTCCTGGAGACCGGACGACGCGCGGCTCGCCCTGGCCGCCAAGTACACCGTGGACGCGGTGGCCCTGGACGGCGACGGGCACCGCTCGGCCCGGCACACCACGTTCACCACGGCCGTCCCCGACGAGCGGTTCATCGGGTACGTCACCCCGGAGGACCGCTCCGTCGTCGGCACCGGGATGATCGTCTCCCTCGAGTTCAACCGGGAGGTCGAGAACCGGGCCGCCGTCGAACGCGCCATCCGCGTCCAGGCGCGGCCCGCGGTCGAGATCCGCGCGCACTGGTTCGGCGGCGGACGCGTCGACTTCCGTCCCGAGCGCTACTGGAAGCCCGGCACGAAGGTCACCGTGGCGCTGCGGCTGCGCGACGTCGAAGGGGCACCCGGCGTGTACGGACTCCAGTCCAGGACCTTCTCGTTCACTGTCGGCCGCAACCAGACGTCCCTCGTCGACGCCCGCGCCCACACCATGGAGGTACGCCGTGAGGGCAACCTCCTGGCCACGGTTCCGATCACGGCCGGTGCGCCCAGGACGACGACGTACAACGGGAAGATGGTCGTCACCGAGATGCTCGAGGTGACCCGGATGAACAGCCGGACCGTCGGTTTCGGCGGCGAGTACGACATCCCCGACGTCCCGCACGCGATGCGCCTGACCGACTCCGGAACCTTCCTGCACGGCAACTACTGGGCGCCGGACGCCTTCGGCAACACCAACGTGAGCCACGGCTGCGTGGGGCTGCGGGACGTGAAGGGCGGCAGCTCCGGCACCCCGGCGGGCTGGTTCTTCGACCGCAGCCTCATCGGGGACGTCGTCGAGGTCGTCCACAGCAACGACAAGAAGGTGGCCCCCGACAACGGACTCGGCGGCTGGAACATGGGCTGGAAGGAGTGGAAGACCGGCAGCGCAGTCGACTGA
- the glgX gene encoding glycogen debranching protein GlgX, with the protein MSSAPEQEAVHEGRAAGGGLPAQTVTDPAGPPAAPPAVVPAPADPAVEPAAPALNGSRRPAAPPVGAWPGAPTPLGARFRVGPDGTTGTNFALWAGGAEAVDLCLFDEEGAETRVPLTELTHEIWHGFVPGVLPGRRYGFRVHGRWDPWTGARWNPAKLLLDPYARAVDGDFTLPPEVYGHVRDWPQQQVADTVRDDRDSAPLVPKGVVVQDDDDWSDDHRPKTPWADSVIYELHVRGFTRLHPSIPEELRGTYAGLAHPAAIEHLVNLGVTAVELLPVHQFAHEDHLLRRGMKNYWGYNSIGYFAPHAGYAASGTTGQQVGEFKRMVRALHAAGIEVILDVVYNHTAEAGELGPMLSLRGIDNRGYYRLQSDARRYADYTGCGNTLHVVQPQVLRLITDSLRYWVTEMGVDGFRFDLAAALARSMHDVDMLSPFLAVIAQDPVLRRVKLIAEPWDVGSGGYQVGAFPPLWTEWNDRYRNAVRDFWRGALPDVRDLGYRLSGSSDLYAWGGRRPYASVNFVTAHDGFTLRDLVSYERKHNEANGEGNRDGTDDNRAWNGGTEGESTDDGLRALRRRQLRNLLTTLLLSTGVPMLVAGDEFGRTQRGNNNAYCQDNEISWVDWSLLDDPDWRALFELTSRLIALRHAHPVLRRRAFFSGRAHSADGLRDLAWFTARGTEMTERDWYAPAATLGMYLSGRDIPGRDARGAPVVDDSFLAVLHAGDRPASFDLPGAPWAAAYEVVVDTSREDQTAAPALTHRAGTAITVPARSVLLLRVR; encoded by the coding sequence GTGTCGAGCGCACCCGAGCAGGAGGCGGTCCACGAGGGACGCGCCGCGGGCGGCGGGCTGCCCGCGCAGACCGTCACGGACCCGGCGGGGCCGCCCGCCGCACCGCCCGCCGTCGTGCCGGCGCCCGCGGACCCGGCGGTGGAACCGGCCGCTCCCGCGCTGAACGGCTCACGGCGCCCCGCGGCGCCTCCCGTCGGCGCCTGGCCGGGTGCCCCGACCCCGCTCGGAGCACGCTTCCGGGTCGGCCCCGACGGCACCACGGGCACCAACTTCGCCCTGTGGGCGGGCGGCGCGGAGGCCGTCGACCTGTGCCTCTTCGACGAGGAGGGCGCCGAGACCCGCGTCCCGCTCACCGAACTCACCCACGAGATCTGGCACGGCTTCGTCCCCGGTGTGCTCCCCGGCCGCCGCTACGGCTTTCGGGTGCACGGCCGCTGGGACCCGTGGACCGGCGCCCGCTGGAACCCGGCGAAGCTGCTCCTGGACCCGTACGCCCGTGCCGTGGACGGCGACTTCACCCTGCCGCCCGAGGTGTACGGCCATGTCCGCGACTGGCCGCAGCAGCAGGTCGCCGACACCGTGCGCGACGACCGCGACTCGGCGCCCCTCGTCCCCAAGGGCGTCGTCGTCCAGGACGACGACGACTGGTCGGACGACCACCGCCCCAAGACCCCGTGGGCGGACTCGGTCATCTACGAACTGCACGTGCGCGGATTCACCCGTCTGCACCCCTCGATCCCCGAGGAACTGCGCGGCACGTACGCCGGACTGGCGCACCCGGCGGCCATCGAGCACCTGGTGAACCTCGGGGTGACGGCGGTGGAGCTGCTGCCGGTGCACCAGTTCGCGCACGAGGACCACCTGCTGCGCCGGGGCATGAAGAACTACTGGGGCTACAACTCGATCGGCTACTTCGCCCCGCACGCGGGCTACGCCGCCTCCGGGACGACCGGCCAGCAGGTCGGCGAGTTCAAGCGGATGGTGCGCGCGCTGCACGCGGCGGGGATCGAGGTCATCCTCGACGTCGTCTACAACCACACCGCGGAGGCGGGCGAGCTGGGCCCGATGCTGTCGCTGCGCGGCATCGACAACCGGGGGTACTACCGGCTCCAGTCCGACGCCCGGCGCTACGCGGACTACACGGGGTGCGGCAACACCCTGCACGTCGTGCAGCCGCAGGTGCTGCGGCTGATCACGGACTCGCTGCGGTACTGGGTGACCGAGATGGGCGTCGACGGCTTCCGCTTCGACCTGGCGGCCGCCCTGGCCAGGTCCATGCACGACGTCGACATGCTGTCGCCGTTCCTCGCCGTCATCGCCCAGGATCCGGTACTGCGCCGGGTCAAGCTGATCGCCGAGCCGTGGGACGTCGGCTCCGGCGGCTATCAGGTCGGCGCCTTCCCGCCCCTGTGGACGGAGTGGAACGACCGTTACCGCAACGCCGTTCGGGACTTCTGGCGCGGTGCGCTGCCCGACGTACGGGATCTGGGCTACCGCCTGTCGGGCTCGAGCGACCTGTACGCCTGGGGCGGCCGGCGCCCGTACGCCTCCGTCAACTTCGTGACCGCGCACGACGGTTTCACCCTGCGCGACCTCGTGTCGTACGAGCGCAAGCACAACGAGGCGAACGGCGAGGGCAACCGGGACGGCACCGACGACAACCGGGCCTGGAACGGCGGAACGGAGGGCGAGAGCACGGACGACGGCCTGCGGGCCCTGCGACGGCGCCAGTTGAGGAACCTGCTGACCACGCTGCTGCTGTCGACCGGGGTGCCGATGCTGGTCGCCGGGGACGAGTTCGGGCGCACCCAGCGGGGCAACAACAACGCCTACTGCCAGGACAACGAGATCAGCTGGGTCGACTGGTCGCTGCTGGACGACCCCGACTGGCGGGCACTGTTCGAACTGACGTCCCGTCTGATCGCGCTGCGCCACGCGCATCCCGTGCTGCGCCGCCGGGCCTTCTTCTCCGGGCGGGCGCACTCGGCCGACGGACTGCGGGATCTGGCCTGGTTCACCGCGCGGGGCACCGAGATGACGGAACGGGACTGGTACGCGCCCGCCGCGACCCTCGGCATGTATCTGTCCGGCCGGGACATCCCCGGACGGGACGCGCGGGGCGCCCCGGTCGTCGACGACAGCTTCCTCGCCGTGCTGCACGCCGGGGACCGGCCGGCCTCCTTCGACCTGCCGGGGGCGCCCTGGGCCGCGGCGTACGAGGTGGTCGTGGACACCTCGCGCGAGGATCAGACGGCGGCGCCCGCGCTCACGCACCGGGCGGGCACGGCGATCACGGTGCCGGCGCGGTCCGTGCTGCTGCTCAGGGTCCGCTGA
- a CDS encoding ATP-binding protein — protein sequence MAGLEGMEQPRRHGSATAARWTPAVEDERALKALELFGNPTESEVLLPSRPESAATARRLTQVVVLRHWGLSPKMTEDAVLLVSELVGNAVRHTGARVFGLRTRRRRGWIRIEVRDPSRGLPCLMPVQELDLSGRGLFLVDKLSDRWGVDLLPRGKTTWFEMRVADR from the coding sequence ATGGCGGGGCTGGAGGGTATGGAACAGCCGCGGCGGCACGGAAGTGCGACCGCGGCGCGCTGGACGCCTGCGGTCGAGGACGAACGAGCGCTCAAGGCGCTGGAGTTGTTCGGCAATCCGACCGAGTCGGAGGTGTTGCTGCCGTCCCGCCCGGAGTCCGCGGCCACCGCGCGGCGGCTCACCCAGGTCGTGGTCCTGCGGCACTGGGGCCTGTCCCCGAAGATGACCGAGGACGCGGTCTTACTCGTCTCCGAACTCGTGGGCAACGCCGTACGGCACACCGGCGCCCGCGTCTTCGGACTCCGTACGCGCCGCCGCCGCGGCTGGATCCGTATCGAGGTCCGTGACCCCTCCCGCGGCCTTCCCTGTCTCATGCCGGTCCAGGAGCTGGACCTGAGCGGCCGGGGCCTCTTCCTCGTCGACAAGCTCTCCGACCGCTGGGGTGTCGACCTGCTGCCCCGCGGCAAGACCACCTGGTTCGAAATGCGCGTCGCCGACCGCTGA
- a CDS encoding polysaccharide deacetylase family protein, with product MTTSAEDPAAPAPPRRAALLTGLALTAGTLAAGAATGCSAPRAGRPHDLTTPPAAPSAPPATATRGTSALAPAPRRYPGRPAEITHGSRTHPSRVALTFHGQGDPAVAKALLGEAEKAGARVTVLAVGTWLDEHPDIARRILDGGHDLGNHTLRHLDINAMTETEAAAEIRGCADRLRRLTGSIGTWFRPSRSPRASPLVQRLARDAGYPHTLSYDVDSLDYTSPGATAVTRKVLAEVRPGSVVSLHFGYAGTVAALPGLLHELDRRGLGAVTTTELLS from the coding sequence GTGACCACGTCCGCCGAAGACCCCGCAGCCCCCGCCCCGCCCCGGCGCGCTGCCCTGCTCACGGGACTCGCGCTCACCGCAGGAACCCTCGCCGCCGGAGCGGCCACCGGCTGTTCCGCCCCGCGAGCCGGCCGGCCCCACGACCTCACGACACCTCCGGCCGCGCCCAGCGCGCCCCCCGCCACGGCGACCCGCGGAACCTCCGCGCTCGCCCCCGCCCCCCGCCGCTACCCCGGCCGACCCGCCGAGATCACCCACGGCTCCCGCACCCACCCGTCCAGAGTGGCCCTCACCTTCCACGGCCAGGGCGACCCCGCCGTGGCGAAGGCGCTTCTCGGCGAGGCGGAGAAGGCGGGCGCCCGGGTCACCGTCCTCGCCGTCGGCACCTGGCTGGACGAGCACCCGGACATCGCCCGCCGCATCCTCGACGGCGGCCACGACCTCGGCAACCACACCCTGCGCCATCTCGACATCAACGCGATGACGGAGACGGAGGCGGCGGCGGAGATCCGGGGCTGCGCGGACCGCCTCAGACGGCTCACCGGCTCGATCGGCACCTGGTTCCGGCCCTCCCGCAGCCCCCGGGCCTCCCCCCTGGTCCAACGCCTCGCCCGCGACGCGGGCTACCCGCACACGCTCTCCTACGACGTCGACTCCCTCGACTACACCTCGCCGGGAGCCACCGCCGTCACCCGCAAGGTGCTGGCCGAGGTCCGGCCCGGCTCCGTCGTGAGCCTGCACTTCGGATACGCCGGCACGGTCGCCGCCCTCCCCGGCCTTCTGCACGAACTCGACCGCCGCGGCCTCGGCGCGGTCACCACCACGGAGCTGCTGAGCTGA
- a CDS encoding GNAT family N-acetyltransferase: MRGTLRDILDAVARGVFPPPDGATTVVRPHSPRDTGVLAFTAHSVVFTDEDEGWVRATLGALDCDPLAAAMNPRFLAALMERTGRSNDTVDVLSVAAPLPGPAALALTEIDGLAHPRLTGARRRRDGVRAWAADGGILVLGRGVGGRLEAAVEVDEGVRHRGLGRALASAARHLAGEPVWAQVAAGNARSARAFQAAGYRPVGAEALLLPR; the protein is encoded by the coding sequence ATGCGCGGCACTCTGCGCGACATTCTGGACGCCGTGGCCCGTGGAGTCTTCCCGCCGCCCGACGGCGCCACCACGGTCGTCCGCCCGCACTCCCCCCGCGACACCGGCGTCCTCGCCTTCACCGCGCACTCCGTCGTCTTCACCGACGAGGACGAGGGCTGGGTGCGCGCAACGCTGGGGGCCCTGGACTGCGACCCGCTCGCTGCGGCCATGAACCCGCGGTTCCTCGCCGCGCTCATGGAGCGGACGGGCCGGTCGAACGACACGGTGGACGTGCTGTCCGTCGCCGCCCCGCTCCCCGGCCCGGCGGCCCTCGCGCTCACGGAGATCGACGGCCTCGCCCACCCCCGGCTCACGGGCGCCCGCAGACGGCGCGACGGCGTGCGGGCGTGGGCCGCGGACGGCGGGATCCTCGTCCTCGGGCGGGGAGTCGGGGGACGTCTGGAGGCCGCGGTGGAGGTGGACGAGGGCGTACGGCACCGGGGGCTGGGCCGGGCGCTGGCGTCGGCGGCGCGGCACCTGGCCGGCGAACCGGTCTGGGCCCAGGTGGCCGCGGGGAACGCCCGCAGTGCGCGGGCGTTCCAGGCGGCGGGCTACCGGCCGGTGGGCGCGGAGGCTCTGCTACTGCCCCGCTGA
- a CDS encoding YncE family protein, producing the protein MLTPPSSPRRVLIAGAALTALALLAGCGGSSQDHTERTHSTTKAAVRPAPVKKPVVRGLPGMPPLLDPADVYAADRPNRLSPVVKDFPSRVYVPNTNSNTVTVIDPKTYKVIETIPVGVQPQHVVPSWDLKTLWVNNDRGNTLTPIDPKTGKAGKPVDVHDPYNLYFTPDGKYAIVMASLDRELVFRDAHTMNTVKAEPVSCYGVNHADFSPDGRYFIVSCEFSGELLKVDTERMKVIGQQRLPFHGAMPQDVKISPDGKKFYIADMMANGVWVLDGDKFTEPTLLHTGKGAHGLYVSRDSREMYISNRGEGTISIFDFTQNRLTKKWRLPDGGSPDMGGVSADGKVLWLSGRYNSEVYALDTRTGEQIARIPVGSGPHGLAVYPQPGRYSLGHTGIFR; encoded by the coding sequence ATGCTGACGCCACCCTCCTCCCCGCGCCGCGTGCTGATCGCCGGCGCCGCCCTCACCGCGCTGGCCCTCCTCGCGGGCTGCGGCGGTTCCTCCCAGGACCACACCGAACGGACGCACAGCACCACCAAGGCGGCCGTCCGGCCCGCCCCGGTGAAGAAGCCGGTCGTCCGGGGACTGCCCGGCATGCCCCCCTTGCTGGACCCCGCGGACGTCTACGCCGCCGACCGCCCGAACCGGCTCTCCCCGGTGGTCAAGGACTTCCCGTCCCGCGTCTACGTGCCCAACACCAACTCCAACACGGTCACGGTCATCGACCCGAAGACGTACAAGGTCATCGAGACGATCCCGGTCGGTGTCCAGCCCCAGCACGTCGTCCCCTCCTGGGACCTGAAGACCCTGTGGGTCAACAACGACCGGGGCAACACCCTCACCCCCATCGACCCGAAGACCGGCAAGGCGGGCAAGCCGGTCGACGTGCACGACCCGTACAACCTCTACTTCACGCCTGACGGCAAGTACGCGATCGTGATGGCCTCCCTCGACCGCGAACTCGTCTTCCGCGACGCGCACACCATGAACACCGTCAAGGCGGAGCCGGTCAGCTGCTACGGCGTCAACCACGCCGACTTCTCCCCGGACGGCCGCTACTTCATCGTCTCCTGCGAGTTCAGCGGCGAACTCCTGAAGGTCGACACCGAGCGGATGAAGGTGATCGGCCAGCAGAGGCTGCCGTTCCACGGGGCGATGCCGCAGGACGTGAAGATCTCCCCGGACGGCAAGAAGTTCTACATCGCCGACATGATGGCCAACGGCGTGTGGGTCCTCGACGGCGACAAGTTCACCGAACCGACCCTGCTGCACACGGGCAAGGGCGCCCACGGACTGTACGTCAGCCGGGACTCGCGCGAGATGTACATCTCCAACCGCGGCGAAGGCACCATCTCCATCTTCGACTTCACGCAGAACCGGCTCACCAAGAAGTGGCGCCTGCCCGACGGCGGCAGCCCCGACATGGGCGGCGTCTCGGCGGACGGCAAGGTCCTGTGGCTCTCCGGCCGGTACAACTCCGAGGTGTACGCCCTCGACACCCGCACCGGCGAACAGATCGCCCGTATCCCGGTCGGCAGCGGTCCGCACGGTCTCGCCGTCTACCCCCAGCCCGGCCGCTACTCGCTCGGCCACACCGGCATCTTCCGCTGA
- a CDS encoding L,D-transpeptidase, with the protein MNVRPVSWASAGGRSRGRNKRWAVIVGGVLLAVTACGGGGGTDSGSGGKDKDGKGSTTAESKQSVAVVTIAPKAGAKDVDTNNTLKVTASKGKLTEVTVKDDEGTKIDGEISADGSGWTPATHLAASTKYQVHAIAKDSEGRTAAEDSSFTTLSPQNTFTGNFTPEDGSKVGVGMPFSVRFTRGITKPDDVEKAIKITTEPAVDVQGHWFGNDRLDFRPEKYWKAGTKVTVKLNLDGVEGRKGVYGKQAKTVSFTIGRDQVSVVDAKKHTMKVMQEGKVVKTIPVTTGKPGYATWNGQMVISEKFTVTRMNGDTVGYDGEYDIKDVPHAMRLTNSGTFVHGNYWGGGAFGNYNASHGCIGLRDVRGGYDSGVPAAWFFNHSMVGDVVVVKNSTDPTVDPANGLNGWNISWADWTK; encoded by the coding sequence GTGAACGTGCGACCGGTATCGTGGGCGTCGGCAGGTGGACGCTCACGCGGCCGCAACAAGCGGTGGGCGGTGATCGTCGGCGGTGTGCTGCTGGCCGTCACGGCCTGCGGTGGGGGCGGGGGAACGGACTCGGGGTCCGGAGGGAAGGACAAGGACGGCAAGGGCAGCACCACCGCGGAGAGCAAGCAGTCGGTGGCCGTCGTCACGATCGCGCCGAAGGCCGGTGCCAAGGACGTCGACACCAACAACACCCTCAAGGTCACGGCCAGTAAGGGCAAACTGACCGAGGTCACCGTCAAGGACGACGAGGGCACGAAGATCGACGGCGAGATATCGGCCGACGGCAGCGGCTGGACGCCCGCCACGCACCTCGCGGCGTCCACCAAGTACCAAGTGCACGCGATCGCGAAGGACTCCGAGGGCCGCACGGCGGCCGAGGACTCGTCCTTCACGACGCTGAGCCCGCAGAACACCTTCACCGGCAACTTCACGCCCGAGGACGGCTCCAAGGTCGGCGTCGGCATGCCGTTCTCGGTCCGTTTCACCCGGGGCATCACCAAGCCGGACGACGTCGAGAAGGCCATCAAGATAACGACCGAGCCGGCCGTCGACGTCCAGGGCCACTGGTTCGGCAACGACCGCCTCGACTTCCGGCCCGAGAAGTACTGGAAGGCCGGTACCAAGGTCACCGTGAAGCTGAACCTCGACGGCGTCGAGGGCCGCAAGGGCGTCTATGGCAAGCAGGCCAAGACCGTCTCCTTCACCATCGGCCGCGACCAGGTGTCCGTCGTGGACGCCAAGAAGCACACGATGAAGGTCATGCAGGAGGGCAAGGTCGTCAAGACCATCCCGGTGACCACCGGCAAGCCCGGCTACGCCACCTGGAACGGCCAGATGGTCATCAGCGAGAAGTTCACCGTGACCCGGATGAACGGCGACACGGTCGGCTACGACGGCGAGTACGACATCAAGGACGTCCCGCACGCCATGCGCCTGACCAACTCCGGCACCTTCGTGCACGGCAACTACTGGGGCGGCGGCGCCTTCGGCAACTACAACGCCAGCCACGGCTGCATCGGCCTGCGGGACGTGCGCGGCGGCTACGACAGCGGTGTGCCGGCCGCCTGGTTCTTCAACCACTCGATGGTCGGTGACGTGGTGGTCGTGAAGAACTCCACCGACCCGACGGTCGACCCGGCCAACGGCCTCAACGGCTGGAACATCTCCTGGGCGGACTGGACCAAGTGA
- a CDS encoding EF-hand domain-containing protein, with translation MADIEEARKQFERIDTDGDGFITAAEFKAALAQGGDWNVTESVAEAVIASRDLNGDKVLSFDEFWVHLNK, from the coding sequence GTGGCCGACATCGAGGAAGCACGCAAGCAGTTCGAGCGGATCGATACGGACGGTGACGGGTTCATCACCGCAGCCGAGTTCAAGGCCGCTCTCGCCCAGGGCGGCGACTGGAACGTCACCGAGTCGGTGGCGGAGGCCGTCATCGCCAGCCGCGACCTCAACGGTGACAAGGTTCTCTCGTTCGACGAGTTCTGGGTCCACCTGAACAAGTGA